One region of Mycolicibacterium lutetiense genomic DNA includes:
- a CDS encoding MlaE family ABC transporter permease — protein sequence MIEQLAVPARAVGGFVEMSLDTFAKMFRRPFQFKEFLDQTWMIARVSLVPTLLVAIPFTVLVAFTLNILLREIGAADLSGAGTAFGTVTQLGPVVTVLVVAGAGATAICADLGARTIREEIDAMRVLGIDPIQRLVVPRVLASTFVALLLNGFVCAIGIAGGYVFSVFLQGVNPGAFINGLTVLTGLGELVLAEIKALLFGVVAGLVGCYRGLTVKGGPKGVGNAVNETVVYAFICLFVINVIMTAIGVRVLVR from the coding sequence TTGATCGAACAGCTTGCGGTTCCGGCCCGGGCCGTAGGCGGCTTCGTCGAGATGTCCTTGGACACCTTCGCCAAGATGTTCCGTCGACCGTTCCAGTTCAAAGAGTTCCTGGATCAGACGTGGATGATCGCGCGGGTCTCGTTGGTTCCGACGCTGCTGGTCGCCATCCCGTTCACGGTTCTGGTCGCCTTCACGCTCAACATCCTCCTTCGCGAGATCGGTGCCGCCGACCTCTCCGGCGCGGGTACCGCCTTCGGCACTGTCACGCAGCTCGGACCGGTGGTGACGGTGCTGGTCGTGGCCGGCGCGGGTGCCACCGCGATCTGTGCTGATCTCGGCGCCCGCACCATCCGTGAAGAGATCGACGCCATGCGGGTGCTGGGTATCGACCCGATCCAGCGCCTGGTCGTGCCCCGCGTACTGGCCTCGACCTTCGTCGCACTGCTGCTCAACGGGTTCGTCTGCGCCATCGGTATCGCCGGCGGATACGTCTTCTCGGTCTTCCTGCAGGGCGTGAACCCGGGCGCGTTCATCAACGGGCTGACCGTGCTGACCGGGCTCGGTGAGCTGGTCCTGGCCGAGATCAAGGCACTGCTGTTCGGCGTGGTGGCCGGACTGGTCGGGTGCTACCGCGGGTTGACCGTCAAAGGAGGCCCGAAGGGTGTCGGTAACGCAGTGAATGAAACGGTCGTCTACGCCTTCATCTGTCTGTTCGTCATCAACGTCATCATGACCGCGATCGGGGTTCGGGTGTTGGTCCGATGA
- a CDS encoding MlaE family ABC transporter permease, whose translation MSYDATLRFRRLFRSVPKTVDNVGEQALFYGETIRYIPNALTRYRKETIRLVAEMTLGTGALVMIGGTVGVAAFLTLASGGVIAVQGYSSLGNIGIEALTGFLSAFLNVRIIAPVIAGIALAATIGAGATAQLGAMRVAEEIDAVEAMAVHAVSYLVSTRLIAGLIAIVPLYSLSVLAAFFAARFTTVFINGQSAGLYDHYFNTFLIPTDLLWSFLQAIVMAIAVMLVHTYYGYNASGGPVGVGIAVGQAVRTSLIVVVTITLFISLAVYGASGNFNLSG comes from the coding sequence ATGAGTTATGACGCCACCCTCCGCTTCCGGCGGCTGTTCCGCAGTGTGCCCAAGACCGTCGACAATGTCGGTGAGCAGGCACTGTTCTACGGCGAGACGATTCGGTACATCCCCAACGCGCTCACCCGCTACCGCAAGGAGACCATTCGATTGGTCGCGGAGATGACCCTGGGTACGGGTGCGCTGGTGATGATCGGTGGCACGGTCGGCGTTGCGGCATTTCTGACGCTGGCCTCGGGTGGTGTCATTGCGGTGCAGGGTTATTCGTCACTGGGCAATATCGGCATCGAGGCGCTCACCGGCTTCCTGTCGGCCTTCCTCAATGTGCGCATCATCGCGCCGGTGATCGCAGGTATCGCCCTGGCCGCCACGATCGGGGCGGGCGCCACCGCCCAGCTCGGGGCCATGCGGGTGGCCGAAGAGATCGACGCCGTTGAAGCGATGGCTGTGCACGCCGTCTCGTACCTGGTGTCCACCCGGTTGATCGCCGGGCTGATCGCGATCGTGCCGCTGTACTCACTGTCGGTGTTGGCCGCGTTCTTCGCCGCGAGATTCACCACGGTGTTCATCAACGGCCAGTCGGCGGGCCTGTACGACCACTACTTCAATACCTTCCTGATACCGACTGACCTGCTGTGGTCGTTCCTTCAGGCGATCGTGATGGCGATCGCGGTGATGCTGGTGCACACCTACTACGGCTACAACGCCTCTGGTGGACCGGTCGGCGTGGGGATCGCGGTCGGTCAGGCCGTGCGCACCTCGCTGATCGTCGTGGTCACCATCACCCTGTTCATCTCCCTGGCCGTCTACGGCGCGTCCGGCAACTTCAACCTTTCCGGGTAG
- a CDS encoding MCE family protein: MSDAIPKHRRHVRIAAAILAAIVAAAVIFTYLSYTAAFTPTDTVSLTAPRAGLVMERDAKVKYRGIQIGKVTDIEYAGSEAKLTLSIKHGEIRYIPSNATVRIAGNTIFGAKSVEFQPPDQPEPTSLKPGSTVAAKDVQLEVNTLFQTLSDVLNKIDPVSLNATLSALGEGLRGHGDDAGAALSGLNSYLQQLNPKLPTLQEDFAKAAVVTNIYGDAGPDLARIIDNVPALNKTIVDEKANLNATLLAATGLANNGTATLEPAADDYIAAIQRLRAPLKVAGDYSPEFGCLLKGVSVATERFAPIIGGIRPGLFVNSNFLPGSPGYTYPESLPMVNASGGPNCRGLPDIPTKQYGGTWYRSPFLVTDNAYVPYQPNTEVQFDAPATLQFLFNGAFAERDRF, encoded by the coding sequence ATGTCAGACGCAATCCCCAAGCACCGGCGGCATGTGAGGATCGCTGCGGCGATCCTGGCAGCGATCGTGGCCGCCGCGGTGATCTTCACTTACCTGTCCTACACCGCCGCGTTCACGCCGACCGACACCGTCAGCCTGACCGCGCCGCGTGCCGGCCTGGTGATGGAGCGCGACGCCAAGGTGAAGTATCGCGGCATCCAGATCGGCAAGGTCACCGATATCGAGTACGCCGGCAGCGAGGCGAAGTTGACGCTGTCGATCAAGCACGGCGAGATTCGCTACATACCCTCCAATGCCACCGTCCGGATCGCAGGCAACACGATCTTCGGCGCCAAGTCGGTCGAGTTCCAGCCGCCCGATCAGCCCGAGCCCACGTCGTTGAAGCCGGGCAGCACCGTCGCTGCCAAGGATGTGCAGCTCGAGGTCAACACCCTGTTCCAGACGTTGTCGGACGTGCTCAACAAGATCGATCCGGTCAGCCTCAACGCCACGTTGAGCGCCCTCGGTGAGGGCTTGCGTGGCCATGGCGACGATGCGGGCGCGGCCTTGTCGGGCTTGAATTCCTATCTGCAGCAACTGAACCCGAAGCTGCCGACGCTGCAGGAGGACTTCGCCAAAGCCGCCGTGGTCACCAACATCTACGGCGACGCCGGGCCCGACCTGGCCCGGATCATCGACAACGTGCCGGCGCTGAACAAGACGATCGTCGACGAGAAGGCCAACCTCAATGCCACGCTGCTGGCGGCGACCGGGCTGGCCAACAACGGCACCGCCACGCTGGAGCCTGCGGCTGACGACTACATCGCGGCGATCCAGCGGTTGCGTGCCCCGCTGAAGGTGGCCGGCGACTACTCGCCCGAGTTCGGCTGTCTGCTGAAAGGCGTCTCCGTCGCAACGGAGCGATTCGCCCCGATCATCGGCGGCATCCGGCCCGGCCTCTTCGTCAACTCCAACTTCCTGCCAGGGTCCCCGGGGTACACCTATCCGGAGAGCCTGCCGATGGTGAACGCCTCCGGCGGGCCGAACTGCCGCGGCCTTCCCGACATACCCACCAAGCAGTACGGCGGTACCTGGTACCGCTCCCCGTTCCTGGTCACCGACAACGCCTACGTCCCGTACCAGCCGAACACCGAGGTGCAGTTCGACGCACCCGCGACGCTGCAGTTCTTGTTCAACGGCGCATTTGCGGAAAGGGACCGATTCTGA
- a CDS encoding MCE family protein has translation MTSGAGTDRTMLKVGIFTVAMLLVAAMLVVVFGEFRFAAANTYHATFSDASRLKSGQDVRIAGVPVGKVNAVKLNPDNTVDVAFDVNKRYQLYSSSQAKVRYLNLVGDRFLEIASGPGELRKLAPGGTIPAQNTQPALDLDALLGGLRPVLKGLDGSKVNEISNAVIEMLQGQGGALANMLTSTSAFTQNLAARDQVIGDVITNLNTVLSTVDEKGSQFDTSVDELQKLITGLSEARDPIAGAIAPLASAENDLTDMLEKSRRPLQGVIENARPLAQRLDERKGDVNKVIEPLAENYLRLNALGAYGSFFNIFYCSVRLKVNGPAGSDILIPFGGPPDPSKGRCAPTND, from the coding sequence ATGACGTCCGGCGCGGGTACTGATCGGACCATGCTCAAGGTCGGCATCTTTACCGTTGCGATGCTGTTGGTGGCGGCGATGCTGGTGGTGGTCTTCGGCGAGTTCCGCTTCGCCGCGGCCAACACCTACCACGCCACGTTCAGCGACGCGTCGCGGCTGAAGTCCGGGCAGGACGTCCGCATCGCCGGGGTTCCGGTGGGCAAGGTCAACGCCGTGAAGCTCAACCCCGACAACACCGTCGATGTCGCTTTCGACGTCAACAAGCGGTATCAGCTCTACAGCTCGAGCCAGGCCAAGGTGCGCTACCTGAACCTCGTCGGCGATCGCTTCCTGGAGATCGCCTCGGGCCCAGGGGAACTGCGCAAGCTGGCGCCCGGCGGGACCATCCCGGCGCAGAACACCCAGCCGGCCCTGGACCTCGATGCGCTGCTGGGCGGACTGCGCCCGGTACTCAAGGGCCTGGACGGCTCGAAGGTCAACGAGATTTCCAACGCGGTGATCGAGATGCTGCAGGGCCAGGGCGGCGCGTTGGCGAACATGTTGACCAGCACCAGCGCCTTCACCCAGAACCTGGCCGCCCGCGATCAGGTGATCGGCGACGTGATCACCAACCTCAACACCGTGCTGAGCACGGTGGACGAGAAGGGCTCCCAGTTCGACACCAGCGTCGATGAGCTGCAGAAGCTGATCACCGGTCTGTCCGAGGCCCGTGACCCGATCGCAGGTGCGATCGCACCGCTGGCCTCGGCTGAGAACGATCTGACCGACATGCTGGAGAAGTCCCGCCGCCCGCTGCAGGGGGTCATCGAGAATGCCCGGCCGCTGGCGCAGCGCCTGGACGAGCGGAAGGGCGATGTCAACAAGGTCATCGAGCCGCTGGCCGAGAACTACCTGCGGCTCAATGCGCTTGGCGCCTATGGCTCCTTCTTCAACATCTTCTACTGCTCGGTGCGGTTGAAGGTCAATGGACCGGCCGGCAGCGACATCCTGATTCCGTTCGGCGGCCCGCCGGACCCGTCCAAGGGGAGGTGTGCGCCGACCAATGACTAG
- a CDS encoding MCE family protein, which yields MTSSHESNPVRTGILGIFVVACLVLVSFGYTGLPFFPQGKQFEAYFSDAGGISPGNDVNISGITVGKVTGIALAGDTAKVKFTVNRNIDVGDQSLVAIKTDTVLGQKSLAVTPKGVGTSTVIPLGRTTTPYTLNTALQDLGQNASELDKPKFEQALQTLTDTLRDATPQLRGALDGVTNLSRTINKRDEALEGLLTHAKRVSDLLANRAGQVNQLLTDGNQLFAALDERRQALSNLIAGIDDVSHQLSGFVADNRKEFKPALEKLNLVMDNLLERREHIGEALKRLPGYATALGEVVGSGPGFQINLYGLPPAGMAEVLLDTYFQPGKLPDSLSDMLRGYISERVIVRPKSP from the coding sequence ATGACTAGTTCGCATGAGTCGAATCCCGTGCGCACCGGGATTCTCGGCATCTTCGTGGTGGCGTGCCTGGTCCTGGTGTCGTTCGGTTATACCGGCCTGCCGTTCTTCCCGCAGGGCAAGCAGTTCGAGGCCTACTTCAGCGACGCCGGTGGCATCTCGCCGGGCAACGACGTCAACATCTCGGGCATCACGGTCGGCAAGGTGACCGGGATCGCCCTGGCCGGCGACACCGCCAAGGTCAAGTTCACCGTCAACCGCAACATCGACGTCGGCGACCAGTCGCTGGTGGCAATCAAGACCGATACGGTGCTCGGCCAGAAGTCGCTTGCGGTGACCCCGAAGGGCGTCGGTACATCGACGGTTATCCCATTGGGACGCACCACGACTCCGTACACGCTGAACACTGCGCTGCAGGACCTCGGGCAGAACGCCAGCGAGTTGGACAAGCCGAAGTTCGAGCAGGCGCTGCAGACGCTGACCGACACGTTGCGCGACGCCACCCCGCAGCTGCGTGGCGCACTGGACGGCGTCACGAACCTGTCCCGCACCATCAACAAGCGGGATGAGGCACTCGAGGGGCTGTTGACCCATGCCAAGCGGGTGTCGGATCTCCTGGCCAATCGGGCCGGGCAGGTCAACCAGCTGCTGACCGATGGAAATCAGCTGTTCGCCGCGCTCGATGAGCGCCGGCAGGCGCTGAGCAACTTGATCGCCGGTATCGACGATGTGTCGCATCAGCTTTCGGGATTCGTCGCGGACAACCGCAAGGAGTTCAAGCCTGCGCTGGAGAAGCTCAATCTGGTGATGGACAACCTGCTGGAACGGCGCGAGCACATCGGCGAGGCGCTCAAACGGTTGCCCGGGTATGCCACCGCGCTCGGCGAGGTGGTGGGCTCGGGTCCGGGCTTCCAGATCAACCTGTACGGTCTGCCGCCCGCCGGGATGGCCGAGGTGCTGCTGGACACCTACTTCCAGCCGGGCAAACTGCCCGACAGCCTGTCCGACATGCTGCGCGGTTATATTTCCGAACGGGTTATCGTGAGGCCGAAATCGCCATGA
- a CDS encoding MCE family protein, whose amino-acid sequence MTQDNSVSRRSRWVRIGLAALLLVTLAVGVYQVWPSRTGPKLTAYFTNAVGIYPGDEVRIVGVPVGRIDSIEPRPSDVKIEMTLDRGIKVPADAKALIISPNLVAARFIQLTPAYTEGDEMAAGASIGLDRTGVPVEWDEVKEQLTELSSQLGPQANSVQGPIAAFVDQAATTFDGNGDSFRNALRELSQTAGRLGDSRTDLFGTVKNLQILVDALSNSNEQIVQFTNHVASVSQVLADSASGLDQTLGTLNQALGDVRGFLNENNDALIAQVSKLGEFTQILTDHSDDIEQILHVTPNGLANFYNMYNPAQGTVGGLLTLPNFANPVQFLCGGNFDTGTSPDNYKRAEICRQRMAPVLRRITMNYPPMMFHPVNSITAYKGQIIYDTPATEAKAQTPVPYLQWQNAPGVTPPQIPADATLSSLVLPPDAPASAPGAGVGPAPGPAGAPEPAAAPAPMPAEAGAGG is encoded by the coding sequence ATGACACAAGACAATTCGGTATCCCGCCGGAGCCGCTGGGTGCGTATCGGGCTCGCCGCGCTGCTGCTGGTGACGCTGGCGGTGGGCGTCTACCAGGTGTGGCCGTCGCGTACCGGCCCCAAGCTCACGGCCTACTTCACCAATGCCGTCGGGATCTACCCAGGCGATGAGGTGCGGATCGTCGGCGTGCCGGTGGGCCGGATCGACTCGATCGAGCCGCGCCCGTCTGACGTCAAGATCGAGATGACCCTCGACCGCGGTATCAAGGTGCCCGCGGACGCCAAGGCATTGATCATTTCGCCGAACCTGGTGGCGGCGCGGTTCATTCAGCTGACGCCGGCCTACACCGAGGGCGACGAGATGGCTGCGGGCGCGTCCATCGGCCTTGATCGCACCGGTGTTCCGGTCGAATGGGACGAGGTCAAGGAGCAACTCACCGAGCTCAGTTCGCAACTCGGACCGCAGGCGAACTCGGTGCAGGGCCCGATCGCGGCGTTCGTCGACCAGGCCGCGACCACGTTCGACGGAAATGGCGACTCTTTCCGCAATGCGTTGCGTGAGCTGTCGCAAACGGCTGGGCGACTGGGTGATTCGCGTACCGACCTGTTCGGCACGGTGAAGAACCTGCAGATTCTCGTCGACGCGCTGTCCAACAGCAACGAACAGATCGTACAGTTCACCAATCACGTGGCGTCGGTGTCGCAGGTGCTGGCGGACAGCGCCAGTGGGCTCGACCAGACACTGGGAACGCTGAATCAGGCCCTCGGTGACGTCCGCGGTTTCCTCAACGAGAACAACGATGCGCTGATCGCCCAGGTGAGCAAGCTGGGAGAGTTCACCCAGATTCTCACCGACCACAGTGACGACATCGAACAGATCCTGCACGTCACGCCCAACGGCCTGGCCAACTTCTACAACATGTACAACCCGGCGCAGGGCACCGTTGGCGGACTCCTGACCCTGCCCAACTTCGCCAACCCGGTGCAGTTCCTGTGCGGCGGCAACTTCGACACCGGTACCAGCCCGGACAACTACAAGCGCGCCGAGATCTGCCGGCAGCGGATGGCGCCGGTGCTGCGTCGCATCACGATGAACTATCCGCCGATGATGTTCCATCCCGTCAACAGCATCACCGCCTACAAGGGGCAGATCATCTACGACACCCCCGCAACTGAAGCAAAGGCGCAGACGCCGGTGCCGTACCTGCAGTGGCAGAACGCTCCCGGCGTGACCCCGCCGCAGATCCCGGCGGACGCAACATTGAGCTCGTTGGTCCTGCCGCCTGACGCGCCCGCGTCAGCACCCGGAGCGGGCGTGGGTCCCGCACCCGGACCTGCGGGTGCTCCGGAGCCCGCGGCCGCACCTGCGCCGATGCCTGCCGAGGCTGGTGCCGGCGGATGA
- a CDS encoding MCE family protein, giving the protein MMRGKALRGKASRIGGRTLAIGSGAMLLAGCQFGGLNSLNMPGTAGHGSGSYTVTVQLPDVATLPQNSPVMVYDVTVGSVSGVDAVQRPDGTFYAAVQLSLNGDVKLPANAVARVAQTSLLGSQHIALSDPVDEPPQGQLRQGSNISLDQAGRYPTTEEVLSSLGMVVNKGNLGALQDITDEAYAAVAGRAGTFTDLIPRLAELTASLDQQTGDIIAAADGLNRFASILARSQDNLGRTLDTLPGALKVLNDNRSNIVDAFTALRGFAEVGSRILSQTKDDFAADLKDLYPVIKALNDNADDFIKDLEFLPTFPFHYKYLRQAVRGDYLNVYVTFDLTLRRFGESIFTTGAFDPNMQHLSEVITPPDFLTGAMANLSGQAADPFKIPAGTAAQHEEKP; this is encoded by the coding sequence ATGATGAGGGGTAAAGCATTGAGGGGTAAGGCATCCCGGATCGGCGGTCGCACCCTGGCGATCGGCAGTGGCGCCATGCTGTTGGCCGGCTGCCAGTTCGGCGGTCTCAACTCGCTGAACATGCCCGGTACCGCCGGGCACGGGTCCGGCTCCTACACCGTCACGGTGCAGTTGCCCGACGTGGCGACCCTGCCGCAGAACTCGCCGGTGATGGTCTACGACGTCACCGTCGGCAGCGTGTCGGGTGTGGATGCGGTCCAGCGCCCGGACGGCACCTTCTATGCGGCGGTGCAACTGTCGCTGAATGGTGACGTGAAGCTCCCGGCGAATGCCGTTGCGCGGGTGGCCCAGACGTCACTGCTCGGGTCCCAGCACATTGCCCTGTCCGACCCGGTCGATGAGCCTCCGCAGGGGCAGCTGCGCCAGGGGTCCAACATCTCGCTGGATCAGGCCGGTCGGTACCCCACCACCGAAGAGGTGTTGTCCTCGCTGGGCATGGTGGTCAACAAGGGCAATCTCGGTGCGCTGCAGGACATCACCGATGAGGCCTACGCGGCCGTCGCCGGGCGGGCCGGCACCTTCACCGACCTGATCCCGCGGCTGGCCGAGCTGACCGCGTCACTGGACCAGCAGACCGGTGACATCATCGCGGCTGCGGACGGGCTGAACCGGTTCGCGTCGATCCTGGCCCGCAGCCAGGACAACCTGGGCCGCACGCTCGACACGCTGCCCGGCGCGCTCAAGGTGCTCAACGACAACCGGTCCAACATCGTCGACGCGTTCACCGCCCTGCGTGGCTTCGCCGAGGTCGGTTCGCGGATCCTGTCGCAGACCAAGGACGATTTCGCGGCCGATCTCAAGGATCTCTATCCGGTGATCAAGGCGCTCAACGACAACGCCGACGACTTCATCAAGGACCTGGAGTTCCTTCCGACGTTCCCGTTCCACTACAAGTATCTGCGTCAGGCGGTGCGTGGTGACTACCTGAACGTGTACGTCACTTTCGACCTGACGCTGCGCCGGTTCGGTGAGTCAATCTTCACCACGGGCGCGTTCGACCCGAACATGCAGCACCTCAGCGAGGTGATCACTCCGCCAGACTTCCTGACCGGGGCGATGGCCAACCTGTCCGGCCAGGCTGCCGATCCGTTCAAGATCCCGGCCGGAACTGCCGCCCAGCACGAGGAGAAGCCGTAG
- a CDS encoding MCE family protein gives MIDRLTRMQLMIFAVVTVLTVGAISLFYLHLPAAVGIGTYHVKANFLAGGGIYQNANVTYRGVTVGRVDSVGLAPDGVVAKMALNSSTAIPDNVVATVKSVSAVGEQYIDLVPPESPSTNKLRNGASIEQRNTRVGQDIAGMLHEADTLVSSIGNSRLQDLLRETFKAFNGSGPELARLIESSRLLIDEANANYGETTQLIDQAGPFLEAQIRSGDNIRSLADGLARFTGEVNKADPQLRATLKTVPGATEAANTAFTGIRPTFPVLAANLANFGRIGVIYSKSIEQALVIFPALIAALNTVAGGAPADEGAKLDFKIHLQDPPPCNTGFIPATQIRSPADETLRELPSDLYCKTAQNDPAVVRGARNYPCMEFPGKRAPTIQLCRDPKGYVPLGSNPWRGPPVPYGTPIEDGRNILPPNKFPNIPPQVDPDPGPPAVHLPPGVEPGPGPAPHAPFPLPVPPNEPGTPPAPWPYFAPPDQVVPPYGRTPPPAAEAPAPAPGSDAPLPAEAPPLASPAGIGTYDQHSGVFAGADGGTGVYAAGADDLAPAETWVDLMLDPRQA, from the coding sequence ATGATCGACCGGCTCACCCGTATGCAGCTGATGATCTTCGCGGTCGTCACGGTGCTCACCGTGGGTGCCATCTCGCTGTTCTATCTGCACCTGCCCGCTGCGGTGGGTATCGGCACCTATCACGTCAAGGCCAACTTCCTGGCCGGTGGCGGGATCTACCAGAACGCCAACGTCACCTACCGTGGCGTCACGGTGGGACGGGTGGATTCGGTGGGCCTGGCCCCCGATGGCGTGGTCGCCAAGATGGCGCTCAACAGCAGTACGGCGATACCCGACAACGTCGTCGCCACGGTCAAGAGCGTTTCGGCGGTCGGTGAGCAGTACATCGATCTGGTTCCGCCGGAGTCACCGTCGACCAACAAGCTGCGCAATGGCGCCAGCATCGAACAGCGGAACACCCGGGTCGGCCAGGATATCGCGGGGATGCTGCACGAAGCCGACACCCTGGTCAGCAGCATCGGCAACAGCCGGCTGCAGGATCTGCTGCGTGAGACGTTCAAGGCGTTCAACGGGTCGGGGCCCGAGCTCGCTCGGCTGATCGAATCCTCACGTCTGCTGATCGACGAGGCCAACGCCAACTACGGCGAGACCACTCAGCTGATCGACCAGGCCGGGCCGTTCCTGGAGGCCCAGATACGCAGCGGCGACAACATCCGGTCGCTCGCCGACGGGCTGGCCCGGTTCACCGGCGAGGTGAACAAGGCCGATCCGCAGCTGCGCGCCACCCTCAAGACCGTTCCGGGCGCCACCGAGGCGGCCAACACCGCGTTCACCGGTATCCGGCCGACCTTCCCGGTGCTGGCGGCCAACCTGGCCAACTTCGGCCGCATCGGGGTGATCTACAGCAAGTCGATCGAGCAGGCGCTGGTGATCTTCCCGGCGCTGATCGCTGCGCTGAACACCGTGGCCGGCGGGGCACCTGCCGACGAGGGAGCCAAGCTGGACTTCAAGATCCACCTGCAGGACCCACCGCCGTGCAATACCGGCTTCATTCCGGCGACCCAGATCCGGTCACCGGCCGACGAGACACTGCGCGAGCTTCCTTCCGATCTGTACTGCAAGACCGCGCAGAATGACCCTGCGGTGGTGCGCGGTGCGCGCAACTACCCGTGCATGGAGTTCCCCGGAAAGCGGGCACCCACGATTCAGCTGTGCCGCGATCCCAAGGGCTATGTGCCATTGGGCAGCAACCCGTGGCGCGGCCCGCCGGTTCCGTACGGCACGCCGATCGAGGACGGGCGGAACATCCTGCCGCCCAACAAGTTCCCGAACATCCCGCCGCAGGTCGACCCGGATCCGGGCCCACCGGCCGTGCATCTACCGCCCGGGGTCGAACCCGGACCCGGCCCGGCGCCGCATGCGCCGTTCCCGCTGCCGGTGCCGCCGAACGAGCCGGGAACGCCCCCGGCGCCGTGGCCGTACTTCGCGCCGCCGGACCAGGTCGTGCCGCCGTATGGTCGGACACCTCCGCCCGCGGCAGAAGCACCTGCCCCCGCGCCGGGATCGGATGCGCCACTACCGGCCGAGGCACCACCTCTGGCCAGCCCGGCTGGGATCGGCACCTACGATCAACACAGTGGGGTCTTCGCTGGAGCTGATGGAGGCACGGGTGTGTATGCAGCCGGCGCCGACGATCTGGCTCCCGCGGAGACCTGGGTAGACCTGATGTTGGATCCAAGGCAGGCTTGA
- a CDS encoding mammalian cell entry protein, with protein MTEETASNPRPVRRRASRAAGPTGAAADEVTTTTVLGGSSLGTVSRASKPTPLKAPARRRSHRTLVALVAAAVLGVATVTVGALSYVMFGQQRTVDAVQARDESFVDTGKQTVINMFSYTQDTIDESVNRFIDGTSGPLRDMMSQGSNADNLKALFRDTNASSEAVINGAALEKVDEIAGNASVLVAVRVTVTDVDGVNSPTRPYRLRVIVHEDDNGHMTGYDLKYPDGGN; from the coding sequence ATGACTGAAGAAACGGCCTCGAACCCGAGGCCGGTGCGTAGGCGCGCGTCCAGGGCGGCCGGCCCGACCGGGGCCGCTGCCGACGAGGTGACCACAACCACGGTGCTGGGCGGATCCTCGCTCGGCACGGTGTCCAGGGCATCGAAACCCACGCCGCTCAAGGCGCCGGCCCGGCGGCGGTCTCACCGCACGCTGGTGGCGCTGGTCGCGGCGGCGGTGCTGGGTGTGGCGACCGTGACGGTGGGTGCGCTGTCCTACGTGATGTTCGGTCAGCAGCGGACCGTGGACGCGGTTCAGGCCCGCGACGAGAGCTTCGTCGACACCGGCAAGCAGACCGTGATCAACATGTTCAGCTATACGCAGGACACGATCGACGAGAGCGTGAACCGCTTCATCGACGGCACCAGCGGCCCACTGCGCGACATGATGAGTCAGGGGAGCAACGCCGACAATCTCAAGGCGTTGTTCCGGGACACCAATGCCAGCTCGGAGGCTGTGATCAACGGCGCGGCGCTGGAGAAGGTCGACGAGATCGCCGGGAATGCCTCGGTACTGGTGGCGGTGCGCGTCACGGTCACCGACGTGGATGGCGTCAATTCACCGACCCGCCCGTACCGGCTGCGGGTGATCGTGCACGAGGACGACAACGGGCACATGACCGGATACGACCTCAAGTACCCCGACGGTGGAAACTAA
- a CDS encoding mammalian cell entry protein encodes MRSKLSALLICLLAVAFVAFAGIGGSLFWNGVVQRGQEATRSALPGMAAEQIPKVFAYDFQTVERSLMETYPLLAPDFRSQFQQDAAAKVIPEARKRQLVVQISVVGVGVMTAQRDSGSVLVYMNRTVTDKSRQPLYDGSRLQVDYRKIDGDWLINGINPI; translated from the coding sequence ATGCGCTCTAAACTCTCTGCCCTGCTGATCTGCCTGCTGGCGGTGGCTTTCGTCGCGTTCGCCGGAATCGGTGGCTCGCTGTTCTGGAACGGTGTGGTGCAACGCGGGCAGGAAGCCACCAGGAGTGCGTTGCCTGGAATGGCAGCCGAGCAGATCCCTAAGGTGTTCGCGTACGACTTTCAGACCGTCGAACGCAGCCTGATGGAGACCTACCCGCTGCTCGCCCCGGACTTCCGGAGTCAGTTCCAGCAGGATGCGGCCGCCAAGGTGATTCCCGAAGCACGCAAGCGTCAACTGGTGGTCCAGATCAGCGTCGTCGGTGTCGGCGTGATGACCGCGCAGCGCGACTCCGGATCAGTGCTGGTGTACATGAACCGCACGGTCACCGACAAATCCCGCCAGCCGCTGTATGACGGCAGCCGGCTGCAGGTCGACTACCGCAAGATCGACGGGGACTGGCTGATCAACGGGATCAACCCGATCTAG